Proteins from a genomic interval of Polaribacter sejongensis:
- a CDS encoding hybrid sensor histidine kinase/response regulator transcription factor, which yields MIKKLSLLFTLLSILHINGQSLNFEHYGLKDGLSQSSIRNIVQDNHGFLWIATFGGVNRFDGYEFKMFKSEFNDPNFIQANEVVDMELDSKENLWVGTTFGLFKYHIPTGTNKTYNHKLDDKSSLAGDEIRTVYLDKSNRLWVGTKFDGISFYDDEKDSFHSLKVENVRNVRSIQEAQDGRYWFSTFNKGIFSFELSENNELVDLKSHKLIAKNQSVIPEIYFLFEDKKFDLFAGTKKGIFKLNKLKNEFELLPQKNEEDYFRCITKGPNDNYWLGTLNGLIKCKNIEGISSGEYERYNSKNTELHSLSNNYILSLLFDKSSVLWIGTENGFEKYDAYDNQFKSISRNFSDHYSFPNVSSFAKIIGGELLVGTHSNGLYINKNNEFKRILPQYNNIASIYTVDNKIFYIGLWSGQIVKYNYLNNKESLIDVGFKNSPIFSFYKINEDEFLIGAKGEGLILYNFSSKKSRFVNREKLGKLDINKIVKTSNNIFWIASEDGIYKLNYETEEAKVYKSEVSELSNDRIKDIVIDKKGKVWVGTRQGLKYYDPISDSFKVEIENVNLHKNWVTDIAIDSTGVMWLNMNYNQLGKYNPKEKDFRLFYVNNGIRSNAENKKGFLLFDNSKIYIGGDNEIIYFSPSKLRENKIAPLPIISEFKIQNKIINPGTEVNGEVIMLEELNYSKKVDLSYENRNFSIKFSVPSFVKEGRNEFKYKLEGLDEDWHIVNNDSRTIQYANLFPNEYVLKIKAANNDGYWSETVSYYINIKPPFWLTYKAFLLLILVLSVLVYMVKNQISNRLKLKNALLMEKVKRERDEKLNNEKLRFFTNISHELRTPLTLILGPVKQLLEKQDRSDYEVGRIKLIDQNAMRLLQLVNQILDFRRAQTGELKLKVSATEIVSSTKSIFSSFNQLADDKQISYSFNSELEKIEGWIDVDKYNKILFNLLSNALKFTKNYGTVDLFLGISEDKTDRIVIEVSDDGIGIPKKSQEKVFDRFYQATNSKDNTTGTGIGLSLVQSLIKLHKGKITLESEVDKGTTFIVEIPFCKESFSKKEIFELPLKPVQEKSKKVITKVKQSTEVKQRILLIEDNVEVRKFLVDYLSDSYKVYEADNGKEGLQVCRKIKPDLCVVDVMMPIMDGFKFVEELKADENISNTAIVMLTALSENENKIKGYSIGVDGYLVKPFDASLLKTRIENILKIRFNLKQQFSGEVESDVTALAHSQIDVELISRLTELIKENISNPDLSSTFLCEQLAMSSSKLYRKIKQLTDLSPNEFIRTVRLKKSAILLKTKNHNVSEVATMVGFNDPLYFSRVFKKQFGYSPSKLIK from the coding sequence ATGATAAAGAAATTATCCCTCTTATTTACATTACTTTCAATACTACATATAAATGGGCAAAGTTTAAATTTTGAACATTATGGTTTAAAAGACGGATTATCTCAAAGTTCTATTAGAAACATTGTTCAGGATAACCATGGATTTCTTTGGATTGCTACTTTTGGAGGAGTCAATAGATTTGATGGTTATGAATTTAAAATGTTTAAAAGCGAGTTTAATGACCCTAATTTTATTCAAGCAAATGAGGTGGTTGATATGGAGTTGGATAGCAAAGAGAATCTTTGGGTAGGTACAACGTTTGGGTTATTTAAATACCATATTCCTACAGGAACTAACAAAACATATAATCATAAATTAGACGATAAAAGTAGTTTGGCAGGCGATGAAATTCGTACTGTATATCTTGATAAATCTAATCGTTTATGGGTAGGAACTAAATTTGATGGTATTAGCTTTTATGATGATGAAAAAGATAGTTTTCATTCTTTAAAAGTAGAAAATGTTAGAAATGTTAGATCAATTCAAGAAGCTCAAGATGGTAGATATTGGTTTTCAACATTTAATAAAGGTATTTTTAGTTTTGAATTATCAGAAAATAATGAACTTGTTGATTTAAAATCTCACAAATTAATAGCAAAAAATCAAAGTGTAATTCCAGAGATTTATTTTTTGTTTGAAGATAAGAAGTTTGATTTATTTGCAGGAACAAAAAAAGGAATTTTTAAGCTTAATAAACTTAAAAATGAATTTGAATTATTACCACAAAAAAACGAGGAAGATTATTTTAGATGTATTACAAAAGGACCAAATGATAATTACTGGTTGGGTACATTAAATGGTCTAATTAAATGTAAAAATATAGAAGGAATTTCTAGTGGAGAGTATGAGCGTTATAACTCTAAGAACACAGAATTACATTCTTTAAGCAATAATTATATATTATCATTATTGTTTGATAAATCTAGTGTTTTGTGGATTGGTACAGAAAATGGATTTGAAAAATATGATGCATATGACAATCAATTTAAGTCTATTTCTAGAAATTTTTCTGATCATTATTCTTTTCCAAATGTAAGTAGTTTTGCAAAAATAATAGGAGGAGAATTATTAGTAGGAACGCATTCAAATGGTTTATATATTAATAAAAATAATGAGTTTAAAAGGATTCTTCCGCAGTATAATAACATTGCATCAATTTACACAGTAGACAATAAAATCTTTTATATTGGGCTGTGGAGTGGACAAATAGTTAAATACAACTATCTAAATAATAAAGAATCTTTAATAGATGTTGGTTTTAAAAACTCTCCAATATTTTCATTTTATAAAATAAATGAAGATGAGTTTTTAATAGGGGCAAAAGGTGAAGGTTTAATATTATATAATTTTAGCTCTAAAAAATCTAGATTTGTTAATAGAGAAAAGTTAGGGAAATTAGATATTAATAAAATAGTAAAAACATCAAACAATATATTTTGGATTGCAAGTGAAGATGGAATTTATAAATTAAACTATGAAACAGAAGAAGCTAAGGTTTACAAATCTGAGGTTAGTGAATTATCTAATGATAGAATTAAAGATATTGTAATTGATAAAAAAGGTAAAGTTTGGGTTGGAACCAGACAGGGTTTAAAATATTATGATCCAATTTCTGATTCTTTTAAAGTTGAAATTGAAAATGTTAATTTACATAAAAACTGGGTTACAGATATTGCAATAGATAGTACTGGTGTAATGTGGTTAAACATGAATTACAATCAATTAGGAAAGTACAACCCAAAAGAAAAAGATTTTAGATTGTTTTATGTAAATAACGGAATTAGATCTAACGCAGAAAATAAGAAAGGGTTTTTGTTATTTGATAATTCTAAAATTTATATTGGAGGAGATAATGAAATTATTTACTTCTCACCTTCAAAATTAAGAGAAAATAAGATTGCTCCGTTACCAATTATTTCCGAATTTAAAATTCAAAATAAAATTATTAATCCAGGTACAGAAGTAAATGGAGAAGTAATTATGTTAGAAGAATTAAACTATAGTAAAAAAGTAGATTTAAGTTATGAAAACAGAAATTTCTCTATAAAATTCTCTGTTCCTTCATTTGTAAAAGAAGGTAGAAATGAATTTAAATACAAGTTAGAAGGTTTAGATGAAGATTGGCATATCGTAAATAATGATTCTAGAACAATTCAGTACGCTAATTTATTTCCGAATGAATATGTTTTAAAAATAAAAGCAGCTAATAATGATGGTTATTGGAGTGAAACTGTTTCGTATTATATAAATATAAAACCTCCATTTTGGCTAACTTATAAAGCATTTTTACTATTAATTCTTGTTTTAAGTGTTTTAGTCTATATGGTTAAAAATCAAATTAGCAATCGTTTAAAATTAAAGAACGCATTGTTAATGGAAAAAGTGAAACGTGAACGTGATGAAAAGTTGAATAATGAAAAATTACGATTTTTCACCAATATTTCTCACGAGTTAAGAACACCATTAACTTTAATATTAGGACCTGTTAAGCAGTTGTTAGAAAAACAAGATAGAAGCGATTACGAGGTAGGTAGAATTAAATTAATAGACCAAAATGCAATGCGATTATTGCAATTGGTAAATCAAATATTAGATTTTAGAAGAGCACAAACAGGAGAATTAAAGTTAAAAGTATCTGCAACGGAAATTGTAAGTAGTACAAAATCTATATTCTCTTCGTTTAATCAATTGGCAGATGACAAGCAGATTAGTTATAGTTTTAATTCAGAATTAGAAAAAATTGAAGGTTGGATAGATGTAGATAAGTACAATAAAATACTTTTTAACTTACTTTCAAATGCTTTAAAATTTACAAAAAATTACGGAACAGTAGATTTGTTTTTAGGTATTTCTGAAGATAAAACAGATAGAATAGTAATTGAGGTTAGTGATGATGGAATTGGCATTCCTAAAAAGAGTCAAGAAAAAGTTTTCGATAGATTTTATCAAGCAACAAATAGTAAAGATAATACTACAGGTACAGGGATTGGCTTGTCGTTAGTGCAGTCTTTAATAAAACTTCATAAAGGAAAAATTACTTTAGAAAGTGAGGTAGATAAAGGAACAACGTTTATTGTTGAAATTCCGTTTTGTAAAGAGAGTTTTTCTAAAAAAGAAATTTTTGAACTTCCTTTAAAACCCGTACAAGAAAAAAGTAAAAAAGTAATTACTAAGGTTAAGCAAAGTACAGAAGTTAAACAAAGAATTTTACTAATAGAAGATAATGTTGAGGTACGTAAGTTTCTGGTAGATTATCTATCTGATTCTTATAAAGTTTATGAAGCTGATAACGGAAAAGAAGGGTTACAAGTCTGTAGAAAAATAAAACCAGACTTATGTGTGGTTGATGTAATGATGCCTATAATGGATGGGTTTAAGTTTGTAGAAGAGTTAAAAGCAGATGAAAACATTAGTAATACAGCCATTGTAATGTTAACAGCACTTTCTGAAAACGAGAATAAAATAAAAGGATATTCTATTGGTGTTGATGGATATTTGGTAAAACCATTTGATGCATCTTTATTAAAAACAAGAATTGAAAATATTTTAAAAATAAGGTTTAATTTAAAGCAACAATTTTCTGGCGAAGTAGAAAGTGATGTAACTGCTTTGGCACATTCTCAAATAGATGTTGAGTTAATTTCTAGATTAACAGAATTAATAAAAGAAAATATATCTAATCCAGATTTATCTTCTACATTTTTGTGCGAACAATTAGCCATGAGTTCTTCTAAACTTTATAGAAAAATAAAACAACTTACAGATTTATCTCCAAACGAATTTATAAGAACAGTTCGTTTAAAAAAATCGGCAATATTATTAAAAACAAAAAATCATAATGTATCAGAAGTGGCAACTATGGTTGGTTTTAACGACCCGTTGTACTTTAGTCGTGTTTTTAAAAAACAATTTGGTTATTCGCCAAGTAAATTAATCAAGTAA
- a CDS encoding ROK family protein yields the protein MKESKYSIGCDIGGSHICCTIIEVETGNVLEKSFVSMMVNHAEPKEVLIDTWAKAIIACKKQLPENSSFVGVGIAIPGPFNYEEGIGLFDNSNKKFIHLKDVNVKEALSKTLALPKDQIQFVNDATAFSLGCFWYGSGKGSNQMVAITLGTGFGSSFISKGKVIEAGSTVPENGYLWDKPFKEGIADDYFSTRWFVNSFNAVSDEEVTGVKRIAELAKLGNTDAVSLFNKFGHNLASCLSDYLLNFNADVVVMGGNIAEAFDLFKPSLYSELRMRGIEIPFKVSILKESAAMLGAVTLFK from the coding sequence ATGAAAGAATCAAAATATAGTATTGGTTGTGATATTGGTGGAAGCCATATTTGCTGTACCATTATCGAAGTAGAGACAGGAAACGTTTTAGAAAAATCATTTGTTAGCATGATGGTTAACCATGCAGAACCTAAAGAGGTTTTAATAGACACTTGGGCAAAAGCAATAATAGCATGTAAAAAACAGCTACCAGAAAACTCTAGTTTTGTAGGCGTGGGAATTGCTATTCCTGGTCCTTTTAATTACGAAGAAGGAATTGGTTTGTTTGATAATTCTAATAAAAAATTCATCCACTTAAAAGACGTAAACGTTAAAGAAGCACTCTCTAAAACTTTAGCATTACCAAAAGATCAAATACAATTTGTTAATGATGCCACAGCCTTTTCTTTAGGGTGTTTTTGGTATGGAAGCGGTAAAGGAAGTAATCAAATGGTTGCAATTACTTTAGGTACTGGATTTGGTTCTTCATTTATTAGCAAGGGAAAAGTTATTGAAGCAGGAAGTACGGTTCCGGAAAATGGATATTTATGGGATAAACCTTTTAAAGAAGGAATTGCAGATGATTATTTTTCTACAAGATGGTTTGTAAATAGTTTTAACGCAGTTTCTGATGAAGAAGTAACAGGCGTAAAACGTATTGCAGAATTAGCAAAGTTAGGAAACACAGATGCAGTTTCATTATTTAATAAGTTTGGTCACAATTTAGCATCTTGCTTATCCGATTACTTACTTAATTTTAATGCAGATGTAGTAGTAATGGGAGGGAATATAGCGGAAGCTTTTGATTTATTTAAACCAAGTTTATATTCAGAATTAAGAATGAGAGGAATAGAAATTCCTTTTAAAGTATCAATCTTAAAAGAAAGTGCAGCTATGTTGGGTGCAGTAACCTTGTTTAAATAA
- a CDS encoding MFS transporter, producing the protein MNNKKVSTLPIFLAFLCMGFGDVVGPMVSLAKETFELTNFLATLLPFSGFLMFGILSIPMGIYQDRKGKKKVLLIGLVIAFIGLLIPILSGMYGPIIDTGTVDLQSKFYVILASILLLGAGATVLQVSGNPIMRDVSAPGMFSSNLSLGQSIKAIGSSLGFLLPPFAVMAGMDWTLLFPIYAVLILITTGWISKLKVEEVKHEDETPASLASCLSLLKNKYVLMMVFSIFVYVGAEVSMSSGIPILLKEEFGIEGFSLWLSWALFFLPILIGRFLGAAILTKIKPIKFLFVTVILSILGVLLLILGNTLIAYIGIILVGLGFANIFPLVFSITVDKLPERANELSGLMVTAIVGGAFIPPIMGFVADSSSVLLGFLVPLVCLIYILFSTIVASKK; encoded by the coding sequence ATGAATAATAAAAAAGTAAGTACGTTACCAATATTTTTAGCCTTTTTATGTATGGGTTTTGGAGATGTTGTAGGCCCTATGGTAAGTTTAGCAAAAGAAACTTTCGAGTTAACTAATTTTTTAGCAACCTTATTACCTTTTAGTGGATTTTTAATGTTTGGAATATTATCTATTCCAATGGGAATCTATCAAGATAGAAAAGGAAAAAAGAAAGTGTTATTAATAGGCTTGGTAATTGCTTTTATAGGACTTTTAATTCCTATTTTATCAGGAATGTACGGACCAATAATAGATACAGGAACAGTAGATTTACAATCAAAGTTTTACGTTATTTTGGCATCTATATTATTATTAGGAGCAGGAGCAACGGTATTACAAGTTTCTGGAAATCCAATAATGAGAGATGTATCTGCACCAGGAATGTTTTCTAGTAATTTATCATTAGGACAATCTATTAAAGCAATTGGTTCTTCTTTAGGATTCTTATTACCGCCCTTCGCTGTTATGGCAGGTATGGATTGGACTTTATTATTCCCAATTTACGCAGTACTTATTTTAATTACCACAGGGTGGATCAGTAAATTAAAAGTAGAAGAAGTTAAACATGAAGACGAAACGCCTGCATCATTAGCAAGTTGCTTGTCTTTATTAAAGAATAAATATGTGTTAATGATGGTGTTTTCTATATTTGTTTATGTAGGAGCAGAGGTATCGATGAGTTCCGGAATACCAATTTTATTAAAAGAAGAATTTGGTATAGAAGGTTTTAGTTTATGGTTAAGTTGGGCATTATTTTTCTTGCCAATATTAATTGGTCGGTTTTTAGGAGCCGCAATTTTAACAAAAATTAAACCAATTAAGTTCTTATTTGTAACGGTAATTTTATCAATATTAGGTGTGTTGTTATTAATTTTAGGGAACACGTTAATAGCTTATATTGGTATTATTTTGGTGGGTTTAGGGTTTGCAAATATTTTTCCTTTAGTATTTTCTATAACGGTAGATAAGTTGCCAGAAAGAGCAAACGAATTAAGTGGGTTAATGGTAACAGCAATTGTAGGTGGTGCTTTTATACCTCCAATAATGGGGTTTGTAGCCGATTCTTCTAGTGTTTTATTAGGTTTTTTGGTGCCATTAGTTTGTTTAATATATATATTGTTTTCAACGATAGTTGCTTCTAAAAAATAA
- a CDS encoding RNA polymerase sigma factor: MQEYGELALALVAKNNLNTSAINQVIETSESNIFPVEKTDALIWKELKNGKKTAIEELYNRYVNILFSYGMYHSKDRGYVMDCIHDLFVDLYKYKNKLSKTDNVKYYLFKSLKRKINKKYHKKNTSVSLDDFDYEIDAMNKKHSDSCEKHIITEEGISERNSRLRNAMKTLSDSQRKVLSLKFEQEKSYEEISMIMEVSIESARTSVYRAIKALRKLNFSVLLLQLSFCFL, encoded by the coding sequence ATGCAAGAATATGGAGAATTAGCATTGGCTTTGGTAGCAAAAAACAATCTTAATACATCTGCGATAAATCAAGTAATAGAAACAAGTGAAAGTAATATTTTTCCTGTAGAAAAAACGGATGCATTAATTTGGAAGGAATTAAAGAATGGTAAGAAAACAGCTATAGAAGAGCTTTATAATAGATACGTAAATATATTATTTTCTTATGGTATGTATCATTCAAAAGATAGGGGCTATGTTATGGATTGTATTCACGATTTATTTGTAGACTTATATAAATACAAAAACAAGCTTTCTAAAACAGATAATGTTAAGTATTATCTTTTTAAATCCTTAAAAAGGAAAATTAATAAAAAGTATCATAAAAAAAATACTTCTGTTTCTTTAGATGATTTTGATTATGAAATTGATGCTATGAATAAAAAGCATTCAGATTCTTGTGAGAAACACATTATAACAGAAGAAGGTATTTCCGAAAGAAACTCAAGGTTAAGAAATGCTATGAAAACCTTAAGTGATAGTCAAAGAAAAGTTTTGAGTTTAAAATTTGAGCAAGAAAAATCTTACGAAGAAATTTCGATGATTATGGAGGTTTCTATTGAATCTGCTAGAACGTCTGTTTATAGAGCAATTAAAGCATTAAGAAAATTAAATTTCAGTGTTTTATTACTACAATTATCTTTTTGTTTTTTATAA
- a CDS encoding FecR family protein, producing the protein MKVNESNKVKILPITELEKTALKNKIFNSVDNLSYRKRNRRNKGLVMSLAFSLVFLIGIVLCYQKEPNSSITDFVNTSKLVDFNKTDEVVLVLGNGENLKIEKKDSNINYSKSGKKLTIGEDTEIEQETSKNSKVAYNTLIIPYGKRSKINLSDGTIVWLNSGSKLIYPLVFNGDRRELYLEGEAIFDVAHDKKHPFIVMSKEQEVKVLGTVFGVTSYPEEGEINTVLKSGSVQISYHNDPKLNHYSDKIKITPGTKATYNKETKGIVSEKVNVNNYFSWRDGVLIFKNNDLSYVMNRISRYYNLKVDIKNKNLAKEKFSGYLDLNESIDKVVKNISASTNMKYTLEEGIIIIN; encoded by the coding sequence ATGAAAGTTAATGAATCTAATAAAGTTAAGATTTTACCAATTACAGAATTGGAAAAAACGGCTTTAAAGAATAAAATTTTTAATTCTGTTGATAATCTTAGCTATAGAAAAAGAAATAGAAGAAATAAAGGTTTAGTAATGAGTCTTGCTTTTTCTTTAGTTTTTTTGATAGGTATTGTTTTATGTTATCAAAAAGAACCTAATAGTTCTATTACAGATTTTGTAAATACATCAAAATTGGTAGATTTTAATAAAACTGATGAAGTTGTATTGGTTTTAGGAAATGGAGAAAATTTAAAAATAGAAAAAAAGGATAGTAATATAAATTATTCTAAATCAGGAAAAAAATTAACAATAGGAGAAGATACCGAAATAGAACAAGAAACCTCTAAAAATAGTAAAGTAGCATACAATACACTTATTATACCTTATGGTAAACGATCTAAAATAAATCTTTCAGACGGAACGATTGTTTGGTTAAACTCTGGTTCTAAATTAATATATCCGTTAGTTTTTAATGGAGATAGAAGAGAGTTGTATTTAGAAGGAGAGGCTATTTTTGATGTTGCTCATGATAAAAAACATCCTTTTATTGTAATGTCTAAAGAGCAGGAAGTTAAAGTTTTAGGAACTGTTTTTGGAGTAACAAGTTATCCGGAAGAAGGAGAAATTAATACGGTTTTAAAAAGCGGAAGTGTGCAAATTAGTTATCATAACGATCCTAAATTAAATCATTATTCAGATAAAATTAAAATTACACCTGGTACAAAAGCAACATATAATAAAGAAACTAAGGGTATTGTATCAGAAAAAGTGAACGTAAATAATTATTTCTCATGGAGAGATGGTGTTTTAATCTTTAAAAATAATGATTTGAGTTATGTTATGAATAGAATTTCTAGATACTATAATTTAAAAGTAGATATTAAAAATAAAAATTTAGCTAAAGAAAAGTTTTCTGGATATTTAGATTTAAACGAAAGCATAGATAAAGTGGTTAAAAATATTAGTGCAAGTACAAATATGAAATATACTTTAGAAGAAGGTATAATAATAATTAATTAA